A genomic segment from Bradyrhizobium diazoefficiens USDA 110 encodes:
- a CDS encoding MmgE/PrpD family protein has product MAHETATLAAYVFNLKYRDIPAEVLDRAKVLTLDFLGSAIRARSEAESTPSILKMLEALALDTRGESTVFGDSKTWTPAVAALLNGALGHSLDFDDTHADSSLHPSAPVVPAAFAVGEMVGASGRDVLTAIVAGYEICCRLGNALDPTSHYARGFHPTATAGTYGAAAAAGKLFGLSEKQIIAAFGVSGSQAAGSLQFLVNGAWNKRYQVGAAAMNGVIAATLARNDFVGATESVEGKHGLLAGYTDDAHPGKAVAELGKTYETMKIGVKPYPSCRYTHAAIDALIAMRREHNLTPDQVKRVEIGLHRNGITLTGDAATKRHPTSIVGGQFSMFFTGALALDQGSFGWDDYNRLGDTAIDALADKFDVVQDDRLEIGRTHPFGARVSITTDDGVHERLYADPSGEPNSFPDAQAMQQKFLTLARPVLNARAEKFADAILTLERFDRVAKATELGRQ; this is encoded by the coding sequence ATGGCCCACGAAACCGCAACGCTCGCCGCCTATGTCTTCAATCTGAAATACCGGGATATTCCGGCGGAAGTGCTGGATCGCGCCAAGGTGTTGACGCTGGATTTCCTCGGCAGCGCGATCCGGGCCAGAAGCGAAGCGGAATCCACCCCCTCGATCCTGAAGATGCTGGAGGCGCTCGCGCTCGACACCAGGGGCGAGTCCACCGTGTTCGGCGACAGCAAGACCTGGACCCCGGCGGTGGCGGCGCTGCTGAACGGCGCACTCGGCCATTCCCTCGATTTCGACGACACGCATGCGGATTCTTCGCTGCATCCGAGCGCGCCGGTCGTTCCGGCCGCGTTCGCCGTCGGCGAGATGGTCGGCGCTTCCGGGCGCGACGTGCTGACCGCGATCGTGGCGGGCTATGAAATCTGCTGCCGGCTCGGCAACGCGCTCGACCCGACCTCGCATTATGCGCGCGGCTTCCATCCGACCGCGACCGCCGGCACCTATGGCGCGGCCGCCGCGGCCGGAAAACTGTTCGGCCTCAGCGAAAAGCAGATCATCGCCGCCTTCGGCGTCTCCGGCAGCCAGGCCGCCGGCTCGCTGCAATTCCTGGTCAACGGCGCCTGGAACAAGCGCTACCAGGTCGGCGCCGCCGCGATGAACGGCGTGATCGCCGCGACGCTGGCGCGCAACGATTTCGTCGGCGCGACCGAATCGGTCGAGGGCAAGCACGGCCTGCTCGCCGGCTACACCGACGACGCGCATCCCGGTAAGGCCGTCGCCGAGCTCGGCAAGACCTATGAGACGATGAAGATCGGCGTGAAGCCGTATCCGAGCTGCCGCTACACCCATGCCGCAATCGACGCGCTGATCGCGATGCGGCGCGAGCACAATCTGACGCCAGACCAGGTCAAGCGCGTCGAGATCGGCCTGCATCGCAACGGCATCACGCTGACCGGCGATGCCGCGACCAAGCGGCATCCGACCTCGATCGTCGGCGGCCAGTTCTCGATGTTCTTCACCGGCGCGCTCGCGCTCGATCAGGGCAGCTTTGGTTGGGATGACTACAACCGCCTCGGCGATACCGCCATCGACGCGCTCGCCGACAAGTTCGACGTGGTGCAGGACGACCGGCTCGAGATCGGCCGCACCCATCCGTTCGGCGCGCGCGTCAGCATCACAACGGACGACGGCGTGCACGAGCGGCTGTATGCCGATCCCTCCGGCGAGCCGAATTCGTTTCCCGATGCGCAGGCGATGCAGCAGAAATTCTTGACGCTGGCGCGTCCGGTGCTGAATGCGCGCGCGGAGAAATTTGCCGACGCGATCCTGACGCTGGAGCGGTTCGACCGCGTGGCGAAGGCGACGGAATTGGGACGGCAGTAG
- a CDS encoding FUSC family protein: MALARQMFDRIRSRRTQLGLAIRVTVAAVAAYAIATALHLLLPLWAVLTSLIVTQMSVGRSLKATRDYVLGTIGGAIYGGAIAILIPYSTEAGLLALLVLAVAPLAFVAAINPSLNAATVTAIIVLLVPTMHHSDPMTSAIDRVSEVGVGAITGLLVSFLVLPSRAVRQIRASAARLLELIADAFTELLAGLTRGRDNDALHRIQDGIGTAMVGMNAIGAEAERERAARLSSGPDTGPLLRTVLRLRHDVVMIGRATVVPLPVEVQMRLAAPLAEVSAAIVRFLRSAAEALRAGAGAPPIHPVHVALQHYAEAVAAVRQDGLIRGHSGDTAERFFAIGFSLEQMHQNLCDLDRVVGEWSEAASDKPARVAE; this comes from the coding sequence ATGGCACTCGCAAGACAAATGTTCGACCGGATCCGATCACGGCGGACGCAGTTGGGGTTGGCCATCCGGGTCACGGTCGCCGCGGTGGCGGCCTATGCCATTGCCACCGCGCTGCATCTGCTCTTGCCGCTCTGGGCGGTGCTGACCTCGCTGATCGTGACCCAGATGAGCGTCGGCCGCTCGCTGAAGGCGACGCGCGACTACGTGCTCGGCACGATCGGCGGCGCCATCTATGGCGGCGCCATCGCGATCCTGATCCCTTACTCTACCGAGGCGGGCCTGTTGGCGCTGCTGGTGCTGGCGGTCGCGCCGCTCGCCTTCGTGGCCGCGATCAACCCAAGCCTCAACGCGGCGACGGTGACCGCGATCATCGTGCTGCTGGTTCCGACCATGCATCATTCCGATCCCATGACCTCGGCGATCGATCGCGTCAGCGAGGTCGGGGTCGGCGCCATCACGGGATTGCTCGTTTCGTTCCTGGTGCTGCCCTCACGCGCGGTGCGGCAGATCCGCGCCAGCGCGGCAAGACTGCTCGAACTGATCGCGGACGCCTTCACCGAGCTGCTCGCGGGTCTCACGCGCGGCCGCGACAACGATGCGCTGCACCGGATCCAGGACGGCATCGGCACCGCGATGGTGGGCATGAATGCCATCGGTGCAGAAGCCGAACGCGAGCGTGCCGCGCGCCTGTCGAGCGGGCCCGATACCGGTCCCTTGCTGCGAACGGTGCTGCGGCTGCGCCATGACGTCGTGATGATCGGCCGCGCCACCGTCGTCCCGCTGCCGGTCGAGGTGCAGATGCGGCTCGCCGCGCCGCTGGCGGAGGTCAGTGCGGCGATCGTGCGCTTCCTGCGGTCGGCGGCCGAAGCACTGCGGGCTGGCGCCGGCGCGCCGCCGATCCATCCCGTGCATGTCGCGCTTCAGCACTACGCCGAGGCGGTTGCCGCGGTGCGCCAGGACGGTCTGATCCGCGGCCATTCCGGCGACACCGCCGAGCGCTTCTTCGCTATCGGATTCTCGCTGGAGCAGATGCACCAGAATCTCTGCGATCTCGACCGCGTCGTCGGCGAGTGGTCGGAGGCAGCAAGCGACAAGCCCGCGCGCGTGGCGGAGTGA
- a CDS encoding DUF6064 family protein: MLPFTIEQFLGVFASYNRAIWPMQVLAYLLGGLAFVLVFRKDRWADQIVAGILAAMWAWTGIVYHLTFFATINKLAYIFGALFVVQAAAFVYFGVCQNRIDFDYNEESAGVIGVAFVFYAAAIYPLFGLEMGQHPNELPMFGVTPCPVTIFSFGMLLLTRQPVPRWLLVIPFLWSLVGGSAAILLRVPQDWALLVAGAVSLALLIQRDRRVASAC, encoded by the coding sequence ATGCTGCCGTTCACGATCGAGCAATTCCTAGGTGTTTTTGCGAGCTACAACCGGGCAATCTGGCCGATGCAGGTTCTCGCATATCTGTTGGGCGGGCTGGCCTTCGTGCTGGTGTTTCGCAAGGACAGATGGGCCGATCAGATCGTCGCCGGCATTCTTGCGGCGATGTGGGCATGGACCGGGATCGTCTATCACCTGACCTTCTTCGCAACGATCAACAAGCTGGCCTACATTTTCGGCGCATTGTTTGTCGTCCAGGCTGCGGCCTTCGTCTATTTCGGCGTGTGCCAAAACCGGATCGATTTCGACTACAATGAGGAATCAGCGGGGGTTATCGGAGTCGCGTTCGTGTTCTACGCGGCGGCGATCTACCCCCTGTTCGGCCTCGAGATGGGTCAGCACCCCAACGAACTGCCGATGTTCGGAGTCACGCCGTGTCCCGTCACCATCTTCAGCTTCGGCATGTTGCTGCTGACAAGGCAGCCGGTCCCGCGCTGGCTCCTTGTGATCCCGTTTCTATGGTCGCTTGTCGGCGGCAGCGCCGCGATACTGCTCCGCGTGCCGCAAGACTGGGCGCTGTTGGTGGCTGGAGCTGTCTCTCTGGCACTGCTGATCCAGCGTGACCGGCGGGTCGCATCGGCCTGCTAG
- a CDS encoding 2-hydroxychromene-2-carboxylate isomerase, whose amino-acid sequence MTLSVDLFYSYRSPFSYLALPKTLKLVAEYDLAVNLRPVYPLAVRVPGFFKKASPNFIRYVVLDSTRVAQHEGIPFRFPRPDPIVQDKTTFDVAAEQPYIHRLTRLGAMAQLEGRSLAFTDAIARVLWDGSVAGWNEGDHLARAAEKAGFDLAAMDAAISADPDRYEQVIAENEKDHAASGHWGVPTFVFENEPFFGQDRIDLLVWRMQDKGLTKR is encoded by the coding sequence ATGACCCTGTCCGTCGACCTCTTCTACTCCTACCGCAGTCCCTTCAGCTATCTGGCGCTGCCGAAGACGCTGAAGCTCGTCGCGGAGTATGACCTCGCGGTGAACCTGCGACCGGTCTATCCGCTCGCAGTCCGCGTCCCCGGCTTCTTCAAGAAGGCCAGCCCGAACTTCATTCGCTATGTGGTGCTCGACAGCACGCGCGTCGCGCAGCACGAGGGCATTCCGTTCCGCTTTCCGAGGCCGGATCCGATCGTGCAGGACAAGACGACGTTCGATGTCGCGGCCGAGCAGCCCTACATCCACCGGCTGACCCGGCTGGGCGCGATGGCGCAGCTCGAGGGCCGTTCGCTCGCATTCACCGATGCGATCGCGCGCGTGCTATGGGACGGCTCGGTGGCGGGCTGGAACGAAGGCGATCATCTCGCCCGCGCTGCCGAGAAGGCCGGCTTCGATCTCGCCGCGATGGATGCTGCAATCAGCGCAGATCCGGATCGTTACGAGCAGGTGATCGCGGAGAACGAGAAGGACCACGCCGCCTCCGGCCATTGGGGCGTGCCGACCTTCGTGTTCGAGAACGAGCCGTTCTTCGGCCAGGACCGCATCGATCTCTTGGTCTGGCGCATGCAGGACAAGGGCCTGACGAAGCGGTAG
- a CDS encoding DUF2867 domain-containing protein yields the protein MIGTVREVPPNVDAGTLLAGAQFVDAFRVEIGATAVNAREACVRMVLHGPRWVDALIRLRNILVRPFGLKTSGEGAPAPYGLIGLFPVVSETPERLVAGFNDSHLDFRLVVDVAGTEADRQVTSTTLVRTHNLLGRTYLALIMPFHKFVVRGMMKRIAEPAR from the coding sequence ATGATCGGCACAGTCCGCGAAGTTCCTCCCAATGTCGACGCCGGCACGCTGCTGGCCGGCGCGCAGTTCGTGGACGCATTTCGCGTGGAGATCGGCGCGACGGCGGTGAATGCCCGCGAGGCCTGCGTGCGGATGGTGCTGCACGGGCCACGCTGGGTCGATGCGCTCATACGCCTGCGCAACATCCTGGTGAGACCGTTCGGACTGAAGACCTCGGGCGAAGGTGCGCCGGCGCCGTATGGCCTGATCGGATTGTTTCCGGTGGTCAGCGAAACACCCGAGCGGCTGGTCGCGGGCTTCAACGATTCCCATCTCGATTTCCGCCTCGTCGTCGATGTCGCCGGAACGGAGGCGGACCGCCAGGTGACATCGACCACGCTGGTGCGCACCCACAATCTGCTCGGCCGGACCTATCTCGCCCTCATCATGCCCTTCCACAAGTTCGTGGTCCGCGGCATGATGAAGCGCATCGCGGAACCGGCGAGATGA
- a CDS encoding MATE family efflux transporter: MLDTVQHHSQPQSGVPQNHLADEFVETLRLAVPMMLTQLGQIAMITTDLALIGRLGEDAVAAAALAHTVYFVSFTFGLGLMAAVSPLVAQAFGAGDVRRIRRALRVGLWVALLISLPMMASPLYGEHILIALGQVPQSAALAQRYLNGLAWGIAPALGFIALRGMMSAVNRPQPPLWITVAAIPVNAALVYVLIHGLFGLPELGLFGAGLATTLVNLGTFLAVLAIAAWRKPFSDYRPLAHLWRIDWPLVRQLIALGAPISSSLLLEYGLFSSAALLMGLISTTALAAHQIALQVTAVLFMVPLGIGMAATVRVGHAFGRNDPAAVRRAGLVAAVLGVALVSALTVAIILGRYELGRLFFGGSEASAATVELTATLLLVGATFFIADGLQTIMGGALRGINDTRMTLAFAAIGYWCVAFPVAWVLAFHTGLGAVGVWIGFSIGTFVYAGLLVLRFRMLARRLVG, translated from the coding sequence ATGCTCGACACCGTGCAACATCATTCGCAGCCGCAATCCGGCGTGCCGCAAAACCATCTCGCCGATGAGTTCGTCGAGACGCTGCGGCTGGCCGTGCCGATGATGCTGACGCAGCTCGGGCAGATCGCGATGATCACGACCGATCTCGCGCTGATCGGCCGGCTCGGCGAGGATGCGGTCGCCGCCGCCGCGCTGGCGCATACAGTTTATTTCGTCAGCTTTACCTTCGGGCTCGGATTGATGGCTGCGGTGTCGCCGCTGGTGGCGCAGGCGTTCGGCGCCGGCGACGTCAGGCGCATCCGCCGCGCCTTGCGCGTCGGCTTGTGGGTCGCGCTGCTGATCTCGCTGCCGATGATGGCCTCGCCGCTTTACGGCGAGCACATCCTGATCGCTCTCGGACAGGTGCCGCAGTCGGCCGCGCTCGCCCAGCGCTACCTGAACGGCCTCGCCTGGGGCATCGCGCCGGCGCTCGGCTTCATCGCGCTGCGCGGCATGATGAGCGCGGTGAACCGGCCGCAGCCGCCGCTGTGGATCACGGTCGCAGCGATCCCCGTCAATGCCGCGCTGGTCTATGTCCTGATCCACGGCCTGTTCGGCCTGCCGGAGCTCGGCCTGTTCGGCGCGGGGCTTGCGACCACGCTCGTCAATCTCGGCACCTTCCTCGCCGTGCTCGCCATCGCCGCATGGCGAAAGCCATTTTCGGACTACCGCCCGCTCGCCCATCTTTGGCGGATCGACTGGCCCCTGGTGCGCCAGCTCATCGCGCTCGGCGCGCCGATCTCGTCTTCCCTGCTGCTGGAATATGGCCTGTTCTCGTCCGCCGCGCTGCTGATGGGATTGATCTCGACCACGGCGCTTGCCGCGCACCAAATCGCGCTCCAGGTCACGGCCGTGCTGTTCATGGTCCCGCTCGGCATCGGCATGGCGGCGACGGTCCGCGTCGGCCACGCCTTCGGCCGCAACGACCCGGCCGCGGTGAGACGTGCGGGCCTCGTCGCGGCGGTGCTTGGCGTGGCGTTGGTCTCGGCCCTGACCGTTGCCATCATCCTCGGCCGCTACGAGCTCGGACGGCTGTTCTTCGGCGGCAGCGAGGCCAGCGCGGCAACGGTCGAGCTGACGGCGACACTGCTGCTGGTCGGCGCGACCTTCTTCATCGCCGACGGTCTCCAGACCATCATGGGCGGCGCACTGCGCGGCATCAATGACACCCGGATGACGCTGGCGTTCGCGGCGATCGGCTATTGGTGCGTCGCTTTTCCCGTCGCCTGGGTCCTGGCTTTCCACACCGGGCTGGGCGCAGTCGGCGTCTGGATCGGATTCTCGATCGGCACGTTCGTCTATGCCGGCCTCCTGGTCTTGCGCTTCCGGATGCTGGCGCGCAGACTGGTGGGATGA
- the murA gene encoding UDP-N-acetylglucosamine 1-carboxyvinyltransferase, producing the protein MAPIQYIVEGGHRLSGSIEPSGNKNSALPIIAAALLTEHPVTLENVPRIRDTETLVELIRSVGAAAEWTARNTLHIHAKSIRAADLDPELCVRIRASILLAGPLLARCGEVMLPPPGGDVIGRRRLDTHVLALEQLGAKVTATDRLEFRAPKLAGADVFLDEPSVTATENALVAAVAADGVTYLRNAASEPHVQDLANFLVALGAKIEGIGTNTMIIHGPATLGEATYRIQPDHIEVGSLIGLAAVTRSPLRIVRAGVEHLRSIRMGFERLGIVCRVEGDDLIVPSNQTLKIQDDFGGHVPKLEDQPWPAFPADLMSIAIVTATQCEGVILMFEKMFESRMFFVDKLIAMGARIVLCDPHRAIIAGPSRLRGAPMTSPDIRAGMAMLLAAVCAEGTSTINNADQIERGYERIEERLNALGAKIKRVPERKS; encoded by the coding sequence GTGGCGCCCATCCAGTACATCGTCGAGGGCGGTCACCGGCTCTCGGGCTCGATCGAGCCGTCCGGCAACAAGAATTCGGCGCTGCCGATCATCGCCGCCGCGCTGCTCACCGAGCATCCGGTGACGCTGGAGAACGTGCCGCGGATCCGCGACACCGAGACGCTGGTCGAGCTGATCCGCTCGGTCGGCGCGGCGGCGGAGTGGACCGCCCGCAACACGCTTCATATCCATGCCAAGAGCATCCGCGCTGCGGATCTCGACCCCGAGCTCTGCGTCCGCATCCGCGCCTCGATCCTGCTCGCGGGCCCCCTGCTCGCCCGCTGCGGCGAGGTGATGCTGCCGCCGCCCGGCGGCGACGTCATCGGCCGCCGCCGGCTCGACACCCATGTGCTGGCGCTGGAACAGCTCGGGGCCAAAGTCACCGCGACCGACCGGCTCGAATTCCGCGCGCCAAAGCTCGCCGGCGCGGACGTGTTCCTGGACGAGCCCAGCGTCACCGCAACCGAGAACGCGCTGGTGGCGGCGGTCGCGGCCGACGGCGTCACCTATTTGCGCAACGCAGCCTCCGAGCCGCATGTGCAGGACCTCGCCAACTTCCTGGTCGCGCTCGGCGCCAAAATCGAGGGCATCGGCACCAACACCATGATCATCCATGGTCCGGCGACGCTGGGGGAAGCGACCTACCGGATCCAGCCCGACCATATCGAGGTCGGCTCGCTGATCGGGCTTGCCGCCGTAACGCGCTCGCCGCTTCGCATCGTGCGCGCCGGTGTCGAGCATCTGCGCTCGATCCGCATGGGTTTCGAACGGCTCGGCATCGTCTGCCGCGTCGAGGGCGACGACCTCATCGTGCCCTCGAACCAGACGCTGAAGATCCAGGACGATTTCGGCGGCCACGTGCCGAAGCTGGAGGACCAGCCCTGGCCGGCCTTCCCGGCCGATCTGATGTCGATCGCGATCGTCACCGCCACGCAATGCGAGGGCGTGATCCTGATGTTCGAGAAGATGTTCGAATCGCGGATGTTCTTCGTCGACAAGCTGATCGCGATGGGCGCGCGTATCGTGCTCTGCGATCCGCATCGCGCCATCATCGCCGGCCCCAGCCGCCTGCGCGGCGCGCCGATGACCTCGCCCGACATCCGCGCCGGCATGGCGATGCTGCTGGCCGCGGTCTGCGCCGAGGGCACTTCGACCATCAACAACGCCGACCAGATCGAGCGCGGCTACGAGCGCATCGAGGAGCGGCTGAACGCGCTGGGCGCGAAGATCAAGCGCGTGCCGGAAAGGAAGAGCTGA
- the gyrB gene encoding DNA topoisomerase (ATP-hydrolyzing) subunit B, with translation MTEPARQTPAENEPSNPSDYGAESIRVLKGLDAVRKRPGMYIGDTDDGSGLHHMVYEVVDNAIDEALAGHATRVDVVLNADNSVTVRDDGRGIPVDIHKGEGISAAEVIMTQLHAGGKFDQNSYKVSGGLHGVGVSVVNALSSKLGLRIWRDNKEHYIEFAHGDAVAPLVVVGDAPGKRGTEVTFLASPDTFKNIEYDFATLEHRLRELAFLNSGVNIALSDMRHAVEKREEMHYSGGVEEFVKYLDRNKKAIVPAPIMVRAEANGIGVEAALWWNDSYHENVLCFTNNIPQRDGGTHLAGFRGALTRQVNGYAEANAKKEKIALTGDDCREGLTAVLSVKVPDPKFSSQTKDKLVSSEVRPVVENVLNEALQAWFEEHPSEAKMIVGKVIQAAAAREAARKARELTRKSPLSVSSLPGKLADCQEKDPAKSELFIVEGDSAGGSAKQGRNREFQAVLPLRGKILNVERVRPDKMLGSEQIGTLITALGTGISDEFSIEKLRYHKIIVMTDADVDGAHIRTLLLTFFYRQMRDIIDGGYLYIAQPPLYKVSRGKSEQYLKDERALEDYLIETGLDDCIFTPGTGGDRSGRDLRGLIDDARVVRSILRNLHTRYNRKVVEQAAITGVLNKDIYGDPDKAAAAAQYVAGRLDKQAEDVERGWVGHYVEGQGFQFERTVRGVKDVAIIDSAFLGSAEARKLDEFTPKLQDVYARPGNLRRKDVEHTVHGPVDLFEAVTDAGRKGVTLQRYKGLGEMNPEQLWETTLDTNARSLLQVKVKEVDEADDIFTKLMGDVVEPRRDFIQEHSLSATIDI, from the coding sequence ATGACAGAACCTGCTCGGCAGACGCCTGCCGAAAACGAGCCCTCAAATCCGAGCGATTACGGGGCGGAATCGATCCGCGTGCTCAAGGGTCTCGATGCCGTCCGCAAGCGCCCGGGCATGTATATCGGCGACACCGACGACGGCTCGGGCCTGCACCACATGGTGTACGAGGTCGTCGACAACGCGATCGACGAGGCGCTGGCGGGCCACGCCACGCGCGTCGATGTCGTGCTCAATGCCGACAATTCCGTCACCGTGCGCGACGACGGCCGCGGCATTCCCGTCGACATCCACAAGGGTGAAGGCATCTCGGCGGCCGAGGTCATCATGACCCAGCTCCATGCCGGCGGAAAGTTCGACCAGAACTCCTACAAGGTCTCCGGCGGCCTGCACGGCGTCGGCGTCTCCGTCGTGAATGCGCTGTCGAGCAAGCTCGGCTTGCGCATCTGGCGCGACAACAAGGAGCACTACATCGAGTTCGCCCATGGCGATGCCGTCGCACCGCTGGTGGTGGTCGGCGACGCGCCGGGCAAGCGCGGCACCGAGGTGACGTTCCTGGCCTCGCCCGACACCTTCAAGAACATCGAATATGATTTCGCGACGCTCGAGCACCGCCTGCGCGAGCTCGCCTTCCTCAACTCCGGCGTCAACATCGCCCTCTCCGACATGCGCCACGCGGTCGAGAAGCGCGAGGAGATGCACTATTCCGGCGGCGTCGAGGAATTCGTCAAATATCTCGACCGCAACAAGAAGGCGATCGTGCCGGCGCCGATCATGGTGCGCGCGGAAGCCAACGGCATCGGCGTCGAGGCGGCGCTGTGGTGGAACGACAGCTACCACGAGAACGTGCTGTGCTTCACCAACAACATCCCGCAGCGCGACGGCGGCACCCATCTCGCCGGCTTCCGCGGCGCGCTGACGCGCCAGGTCAACGGCTATGCCGAGGCCAATGCGAAGAAGGAAAAGATCGCGCTGACCGGCGACGATTGCCGCGAAGGCCTCACCGCCGTTCTGTCGGTCAAGGTGCCCGATCCGAAGTTTTCGTCGCAGACCAAGGACAAGCTGGTGTCCTCGGAAGTGCGTCCCGTGGTCGAGAACGTGCTCAACGAGGCGCTCCAGGCCTGGTTCGAGGAGCACCCTAGCGAAGCCAAGATGATCGTCGGCAAGGTGATCCAGGCCGCAGCCGCCCGCGAAGCCGCGCGAAAGGCGCGCGAGCTGACGCGCAAGAGCCCGCTCTCGGTCTCCTCGCTGCCCGGCAAGCTCGCCGACTGCCAGGAAAAGGATCCGGCCAAGTCCGAACTCTTCATCGTCGAGGGTGACTCGGCAGGCGGCAGCGCCAAGCAGGGCCGCAACCGCGAATTCCAGGCGGTGCTGCCGCTGCGCGGCAAGATCCTCAACGTGGAACGCGTGCGTCCCGACAAGATGCTGGGAAGCGAGCAGATCGGCACGCTGATCACGGCGCTCGGCACCGGCATCAGCGACGAGTTCTCGATCGAGAAGCTGCGCTATCACAAGATCATCGTGATGACGGACGCCGACGTCGACGGCGCCCACATCCGCACGCTGCTGCTCACCTTCTTCTACCGGCAGATGCGCGACATCATCGACGGCGGCTATCTCTACATCGCCCAGCCGCCGCTCTATAAGGTCTCCAGAGGCAAGTCCGAGCAGTACCTGAAGGACGAGCGGGCGCTGGAGGACTATTTGATCGAGACCGGTCTCGATGATTGCATATTCACGCCCGGCACCGGCGGCGACCGCAGCGGCCGTGACCTGCGCGGACTGATCGACGACGCCCGCGTCGTTCGCAGCATCCTGCGCAATCTGCACACCCGCTACAACCGCAAGGTCGTCGAGCAGGCCGCCATCACTGGCGTGCTGAACAAGGACATCTACGGCGATCCCGACAAGGCCGCCGCGGCCGCCCAATACGTCGCCGGACGGCTGGACAAGCAGGCCGAGGATGTCGAACGCGGATGGGTCGGCCACTACGTGGAAGGCCAGGGCTTCCAGTTCGAGCGCACTGTGCGCGGGGTCAAGGACGTCGCGATCATTGACTCCGCGTTCCTGGGTTCGGCCGAGGCCCGCAAGCTCGACGAATTTACGCCCAAGCTGCAGGATGTTTATGCCCGCCCCGGCAACCTTCGGCGCAAGGACGTCGAGCACACGGTCCACGGTCCGGTCGATCTGTTCGAAGCGGTCACCGACGCCGGCCGCAAGGGCGTCACCCTGCAGCGCTACAAAGGACTGGGTGAGATGAACCCGGAGCAGCTCTGGGAAACAACGCTGGATACCAATGCGCGCTCGCTGCTCCAGGTGAAGGTCAAGGAGGTCGACGAGGCCGACGACATCTTCACCAAGCTGATGGGCGACGTGGTCGAGCCGCGCCGCGACTTCATCCAGGAACATTCGCTGAGCGCGACGATCGATATCTAG
- the recF gene encoding DNA replication/repair protein RecF (All proteins in this family for which functions are known are DNA-binding proteins that assist the filamentation of RecA onto DNA for the initiation of recombination or recombinational repair.): MTPSRIHRLTLTHFRNYRAAGLETAADMVALVGPNGAGKTNCIEAISFLSPGRGLRRATLEDVADNQGDGSWAVSAQVEGALGLATLGTGIEPPRADAAVSRRCRIDREPVNSAAAFGDHIRMVWLTPAMDGLFMGAASERRRFFDRLVLAIDSEHSSRINALERSLRSRNRLLETRNYDDHWCDAIERETAELAVAVAATRGQTAARLTGMLSARAQASAFPSAQIALDGWMENALLRETATSVEDRYRQILRDNRPRDAIAGRTTDGPHLTDLQVIYAPKGMPARDASTGEQKALLIGLVLAHATLVAEMTGIVPLLLLDEVVAHLDPNRRAALFEELKKLGAQVWLTGADPAAFAEIGAGGEVFDVESGRVSARR, from the coding sequence ATGACCCCCTCCCGCATTCATCGCCTGACGCTGACGCATTTTCGCAATTATCGGGCGGCGGGGCTCGAGACGGCGGCTGACATGGTGGCGCTGGTCGGGCCGAACGGGGCGGGCAAGACCAATTGCATCGAGGCGATCTCGTTCCTGTCGCCGGGGCGCGGCCTGCGCCGTGCGACGCTGGAGGACGTTGCCGACAATCAGGGCGACGGCTCCTGGGCCGTGTCTGCGCAGGTCGAGGGCGCATTGGGCCTCGCCACGCTCGGCACCGGCATCGAGCCGCCGCGCGCCGACGCTGCCGTGAGCCGGCGCTGCCGCATCGACCGCGAGCCGGTGAATTCGGCGGCCGCCTTCGGCGACCACATCCGCATGGTGTGGCTGACGCCGGCGATGGACGGGCTGTTCATGGGCGCGGCCTCCGAGCGACGGCGCTTCTTCGACCGCCTGGTGCTCGCCATCGACAGCGAGCATTCCAGCCGCATCAACGCGCTCGAGCGCTCCCTCCGCTCGCGCAACCGCCTGCTCGAGACACGCAATTACGACGACCATTGGTGTGACGCGATCGAGCGCGAGACCGCCGAGCTTGCGGTCGCGGTCGCAGCAACCCGCGGCCAGACCGCAGCAAGGCTGACCGGCATGCTGAGCGCGCGCGCGCAGGCTTCCGCCTTTCCTTCGGCGCAGATCGCGCTCGACGGCTGGATGGAGAACGCGCTGCTCCGGGAGACCGCGACGTCGGTCGAGGACCGCTACCGCCAGATCCTGCGCGACAACCGCCCGCGCGATGCGATTGCCGGCCGCACCACCGACGGCCCGCATTTGACCGATCTCCAGGTCATCTACGCGCCGAAAGGAATGCCGGCGCGCGATGCCTCGACCGGCGAGCAGAAGGCGCTTCTGATCGGCCTCGTGCTGGCGCACGCGACGCTGGTCGCCGAGATGACCGGCATCGTGCCGCTGCTGCTGCTCGACGAGGTCGTCGCCCATCTCGATCCGAACCGCCGCGCCGCGCTGTTCGAGGAGCTGAAGAAGCTCGGCGCGCAGGTCTGGCTGACCGGCGCGGACCCCGCCGCTTTCGCCGAGATCGGCGCCGGGGGCGAAGTCTTTGACGTCGAGAGCGGACGCGTCTCCGCCCGGCGCTAG